The following DNA comes from Phocoena sinus isolate mPhoSin1 chromosome 7, mPhoSin1.pri, whole genome shotgun sequence.
TTTTATCACTGTTTATTAAATAAACCAATCTCTTACCTGTATAGTTAttacagtttgaatttcagtttgTTTAATGCATGGCTAGGGAATTGAATTTTTCAATCTTTGTTTTCATAAGTTTGTGCTAAGTGAACAAATTTATCCACTTATTACTTATTCTTCATCTGCTTTCTAGAATGATTTACCTAACCCTTATGAATGAGTATGAATCCCATAaaggcttttatatttttagaaccTCTTTTTAATGTCTCAACATTTGAAGGTTTCAACATGTGTCCATCAGTAAGTAACAGTGATTCACTGtggctatttattttatgtattttgggggCAAGGAGGGTAAGAAGTcagtaagaagaggaaaagacatgCATAGTTTAAAAAGtcctccctccacctgcccccaccATTCTGATTACTACTTTGTTTGCTTCTGCCCTCTTTGAAAGTTGTTAATTtggaatataatatttaaaatttttactttagcCTTATTTAAATGGGACAGTATAATTCTGGTTTTATTCCATcaaccttaaaatatatttagatatcTTGGTTATTTGTACTCTGTCTTGTTACAGAATTTGAAATGGCTATTTTGgagtttggaaaaaaatgtttctaaataccTAGTATTCCTTTAATCTTCTATTTTGGTAACAGGTATATAATGTAAATAGGGGCTTTTTCTACTCTTAACAGGGACAGATATGGCCTTTCTGAAGACTGCTTTGGAAATGGCAAGAACAGCAGTATATTCTTTACACAAATCCTCAACTAGAGAAGTAAGTTCAAATCATCACAATATtctgtgtcatttatttttaaattcatgacaGTATTTTAAGGATTTACTGTGAATACTAAATACCAGGGTATCTAATTCTCCTGAACTTTTAAAACATCTGgcacttagaaaataaattttccctTTAACTAGCTAGCATTTGTGATTAGCTTTATTTTGTCAAAGGTTTGTTCAGGCAGGAGCTGTTAACAGGAGAGTGATTATATAATTCAGGAATAGAGGAGTAGGTGTAACAGTGGTTCCAGTATGTCCTTGTTTGCCTGCGTAAGCCCTGGTTGGTGCATCCCAGTGTCCTGGTGTGGCCTGGTGTGCATAAGGGAGGCAAGGGTGGCCTGGTTTTTCAGAACACTGAGCCTGGGAGGCTAAACTGATCTGAGTTCAGAACCCACTTCTTCCATTGTTCTTCACTGTCAGCACATAGCACATAAGGCTGTGTAGGATGTATTCCAGAAAATTGGGGGTGGTGCGGTACCTTTTTTTAGTGTCAGTTTAACATAGTGATCAAGAACACAGACTATAGAGCCAGCCTACCTAGATTCAAATCTGAACTCGGCTGCTTCCCAGCTGTCTTCTCTTGGTCAAGGTACTTGAGTTCATTTTCGTCACCTACACTCACCTATACTCTTACATCATGAGGAACTAAGAGCACCTTATACTTTGCAgggttggtgtgaggattaaatgagttaatatttataaagcacttaaatAAGTGTCTGGCAATTGTCATGTTAGCTGTTATTTTAAATCAGACACGTATTAAGAGATTTTAAAGTAGTTttgtaggaaaaatattttatttgtataaatgcAGTGTACTTGAATTCAGCTGGAAACAAATTATGAATATATGGTAATCtactaacctttaaaaatatatcaaattacatagctaaaaatatatacaggcataccttgttttattgccatttgctttattgcattgtgtagataatgcattttttacaaattgaaggtttgtggcaaccctgcatcaagcaagtctgtcAGCACCAtctttccaatagcatttgctcactttgtgtctgtgtcatgttttggtaattcttgcagtaTTCCcaacttttttattatatttgctaCGGTGATCTGTAATCTTTGATATtactattataattgttttggcattatttagcaataaagtattgcacacttaatagactacagtatagtgtaaacagaacccttatatgcactgggaaagaaaaaattcagGTGACTCACtcttgtgatattcactttattgcggtggtcgGGAACCAAACCTgtaatatctctgaggtatgcctgtatactGTTAAACAATTAGTAGTGGTACCTGCAGGTAAGGAGCAGAACACAACATGACTTTACTGGTAAATAAATCCCCATTCAGTAAGTGAAAACAAACACCAGGAATGATTGGTATCTAAAAAGCCTGTGTTGAGGAAGTCCCCAAGATCATCTTCAGGTTTGATGATTCACAAGGAAGTCTCATAGGACTGAGCATATCATCATACTCTTGACTGGGATTTATTATAGCTAAAGGATACAGAGCAAACTTAGCAAAGGGAAAGGTGCATTGGTCACAGTCCAGGAGAAACCAGGTGCAAGCTTCTAGAGTTCTCTCCCAGTGAAGTCATACAGGATGCACTTAATTCTTCCAGCAAAGAAGTTTTGTGACAAGGCATGTGAAATGTTGTCACCCAGGGAAGGTCACTGGAATCTTGGTGCCAAGGGTGTTTATTGGGTACTCATCACATAGGCACCCCCTGCCTGGCACATAcccaaattccagactcccagtaACAAAACAGGTAGTCACCATAAACATTTTAAGCACAGTGAGCCACTATTATTAAGGGTTGGGGAGTGGAAACTCTCCCAAAATCTAAGTTCCCATACGCTAGCCAAAGGCCAAAGTTAACATGTAGACCTTTCTAAGGATAAGCAGTCAGGCCTGCTATGAACTCTTCTGCAGTTTGgcataacataaattttatattactgATATACAGTTCATGCAAACCAAGTaaaatatgccaataaaaagtgCAGTTAAGCAGCAAAGTCTAATTAATTGAATGAATTCCTGTAGTCAAGGAACTCCCATCTTCAGTTTGGTATTGCCATGTTCCACCACCAGGAGGCAGCAGTATCAGCATTGTCCTGGATCCGCTTAATAGaattttaagcaaatatttacttaagtccatttttattttggcaGTGTAGAAGTATTTCCATTAGCACAGCAACtaaataatttgagaaattaaTCTGGTGTGTATTGTGCATACTGTGAAGGAGGTATGATAATGAATGAACTTCTAATACTAAGACAGTCCTTAGTTTATGCTGTAGATACATCTGCTCTAAGCTTTGTGataattttgcttgttttaagtATTCTATGTAACTAGTAACACTGTTATTGAAGCTTACCTCAGACCCCTTAACTGTAGACCGTTGTCTTTTAAAAGTGCTTGGCCCTCTATTCATAATAGAGGTGCATTTGATAGAATTTTTTGATAGAAATACTTAGGTAAAATATAAGCGTATCTTGGCAGATATGTTAATAATCTGGATGACTCTTAACGGCTGTTGCCATATCTTCTTTCATTAGGCATTGTGAGAATTTAGTTCTTGGCTTATAGTTAAAGCAAAGTAGgtaggccaggcactgttctttcAGTGTTTATCCCAAGCTTACCCCATTTATTCTTTGACATCTCTGCCAGAACCAACCacattccattgtataatctAACATCTAAAACCTCTTTCACTAATCTTAGGGCTCAGATAGCAAAGAAATGTCATCAtactttatttctcaaaaatttacCAAGATCCTAGTATTCCATTAAATTACAATATTATTTGTATTAAAGTCTGTATCCTTATACAGAAATTTTAGATCTCAAAGTAGGGGGAAAAATATGCCCAGAACTGggattatttattaaatacaagAACAGACTACAAGCACAAACATATTGTCAGTGTTGTTTATAATGGAAATATTTGAACCTCAAACATACGGATAATTGAGTATTTTATCAATCAGTTTGAGTACTGTGAACACTACCAACATGAACAAAATGCTTATACCAAATATTGCTATCTCTACTATGGTAGTTCTAGAAAATTATGCATAAAATTTACTTAGGGGATTATGGGcaactttttttcccatttttattaatgttggagtgttgtgtatatattttaattcataaagcaatttttataacaaattagtaatcaaaaatttTATGAAGTGGTTCAAAATTCTTAGACCtataaatagctaacatttagtaCTTGCTCTGTATGCCACCACAGTTCAAAGCACTTTTCACATTCTGCAACAATCTGATGAGATatcattatcatcctcatttaacggatgagggaactgaggcacacaAAAAATGCGTAATTTGCTCAGGGTTACATAGCTAATAGAGCTTCAGTTCAAATGCAGGCTGTCTGGTTCCAGAAACCATGTCCTTAACCTCTGTACCATACTGCCACTGAATTGCTCATGGACATAGATCTCTGCTGAATGGTTTCTAGGATACCTGTATATATTGATGAAATAACGCTGCAGAAACCATGAGTACATTATTTACTTTGATGCACTTCTGAaataatagctttattacttGACTTTAATTATGTAATTTGGCTCAGATCATTAAATGGCTTggttttgtattttcaaaatattcatccagttgaaaaaattttaatgaaaattctaatttaaattaaattctaatgaaattttaaaagcttgaaaATCAAGTATTagtaaaaagcaatttttaaaaaactttaaagatcagctcacattaaaatgttattttatgttcagcatattcaaaagaaagctgcagaatGGAAAATCAAGATAGATATTATTGCAGGTAAGACAATTATGTTTCTCATAAACAAATCTCAACCCTAATTATCTAAGAAGGCCAACAGGCATTAGACTAACCAGAATTTTTACATGTGCTGAGAAAAGATATTGTAGAACATGTATTTTAGTGTGGCAAAATGTGTGTGGTTGGTAGTGGGTTGGAAACGGAGTAAAGGCAGGGTATCAATGTTTGCCCAAGACTGTCCCAATTTATGCattttactgaaaatttttaatgGCACCCAAGTATTTGTTCTTTCCAGGCTCAGACAGAACCTTATAATCATCACAGTGACTTAAGAGCTTGGGCTTAGAGTTTGTCAGGCCTTAGTTTGAAATTCATTCCTGGAAAATACCACCAGATTATGCCTGGATTACCCTTCTATTTCAACTTTCTAATTGTCCCTGGAGTCAAATAACatgaagcttttaatttttttagtgggGGATAGAATATCATCAGCCACATGATGTAAATCAtgtttgatacatttttattagtaAACTGGATAATATTCACAAACATCAGAATGGGAAAAGCATGTAACTAGAAGCTAACTATAATCCAAGTAATTCTGAAAAGCCTGAAATAAGAGTACAATAAGGGGGAAATTATTTTACACAATAATAAACTGACTGGATTAGTACTAATAGTGTTAACCACATAACTAGATCTATTGCCTtcataataattagtaatgtaaTGTGTAAAAGTCTGTCTTCCTAGTATATTCAGTATTGTCACTCCTTACCTAGTTTAAGGTATTATAATATGCAACATGCAGACCTTAGAATAGTTCCAGTAGTAGCACACCAGGCCAGAGCCTTGCTACTCCAAGTGTGGTCCTCAAATGTGGACCATCAGCATTGACATCCCTTGGGAGCTTGTCAGACTTGAAGAATTTCAGGCtgcacccagacctactgaattataATCTGCATTTGAAcaggatttgatttgatttgaaggTGATCTGATTGCACATTAAAAGTTGAAAGCTGTGATTTAGTTAGAATTTGTTGCAAAATATGAAGCATAGGTAGGTAGACTTACTGCCATCCCTCTAAAGTTGATCAGTGCTAAGTTTTGAGAACCGACATTATCctttagaagaaaagaatatgaaaagtggTTTTTCATTTGAGAGCTCAGTAGGAAAATAATTAGCTACTTACTACCATTACTAAAATCCAaaccagaaatttttaaaataagcatggtTGTTGTGCAATTGGTAGCTATAGATtatttaggaaattaaaaataggaagatACTATCATATTTTCATGGGATACACTGTGACCACTTGTTAACCTTCTATACTCTTCCCCATAATCTCAAATTTTGATATAAATGACCAAAACAAATGCCAGGCTGTTTGCCATGGCTTATTGTGGGAATATATCAAATCAGTCCTGGATAAATTAAGTGACAGCTCTGAAATGTCTGGCTTATCAGCATTTAGtacttccttaatttttttcttttttttttttttttttaagtcaagggTGGTAAATGTTTGGAAGTATAATTTTTACCCTTAGGTGGCTTTTGTTTTGTAGAGCTACGATATGACCTGCCGGCATCATACaagtttcataaaagaaaatcagtaagtcTCTTGATTCTAGTTTATCTACATTCAGTACTGAAAAACTTCACAGTAAGTAAATATTTCTAATGTTATCAAGTTGTTTGAGTGAATACAGAAAGCCAGCCTAGAAGATAAATACTTAACTCTGGGATGGGCCTATAACCACAAAAGCCAATATGCTGGTTTAAGATAAATTCTCAAATACTTtgagcacaaaaataaaaaataaactaattttatttttatgcagtaTACATTTTATTACTTTGTACTAATACACTCTCATATTACAAAGGCAATTTAGTGGAAGGatgtttcttttgatatttgaataatctgaaagaaCACAAACAGaattatacataaaaaaatactcattttgATAACAATAACAACCACAAAAAAAGACaagttaaacaacaaaaaagttttcctttcttaCAGGTGGACATTGAAGTGGACCTAATtcggttttctttttaaaagcctcCAGAGACAAAAGCAGcttaaaatctaattaaaatgaataaaaaatgtttactaaattaCTGGTCTCCGGcaccattttctgttttctgttgttttgatgcAGGTTCTTCttctttgtctgtttcttctcttgctcttttcaCTGGTCCTATACAATGACAATTAATTTTCATTAAGTTCACTGTAAGCATTACTCTTAATACTAAGcataactataaaaaataattgtttaaacaGATTAGCAACAACTTTCCTACACCAATGAGAAAACGCTTTTCCTTTAGTATGGACCTGGCTCTCTAAACTTAGCTTCCCAACATCTTTTCCACATGTAAAATAGCATAACCAGGGTCAATCACAATCTTGAGAACATCACTTACACAGAAGTTGTAAAACCACATTGCTGTTCTCTCCCACAAATAATTTCTCATCAAAGTACCAAAGGACTTAAAAAAACTTACTAGATGCACCATTTTCATCATGTTCATCATCACTGTCAAATTTAGTTTTCTTGCCCTGAAACTGTACTTTTCCTTTAGCAGACCCAACCTGGGCAgctttatttccctttccttttcctttaaatctGCGACCTGTAGAGACAAAATTGAGAAATCCGTAATGTTTTAAACCTCTCGTCAATGTCTTTTACcaccaattaaaatttttacccaAGCAAATGAGTTAAATAgtcaaagaaaatcagaattaatgaccttttgacttccatttgttTAGGGATTCTTGTTgatcttctattatttttttcaatgcttCTTTTTCCACATCTCCTTCTAGTACTTCCCACGTGACCTCTTTGTTCCTTAATTGTAGGTTATCATTATTTGCATCTTTTGCTTTATCCAGTGCTTCCTtagctttttctttaaacagaatTATTCCCTACACCAAAGACGGAAAACAAAGGCCAGGGAATTTTACTGAACATCAGGAAGTTATTAAAAAACTTGAAGTCACTAATTCCAACAGTTATTTATAGCACAATTCAGAAAATATCAGACATCACATCCAGTTACagcaataataaaacaaagtaaataacCAAGTAGAAACTATTTTCATAAACATACTAACAAAAATTTGCTTTCTTCTACTAATGTCATCTTCTAAAAGATAagtttctatgaatttttaaactGAGTGGTTAAGAGCATATGAATATTTCCAAACCTCTTTGGCTCCTCTGACAAAGTCTATCCATTTTATTTCACCATGATTTGAGAAAAGGATATGCAAATCTTCTCTACACGTCTGATCATCTAAGTCCCCCGAGAATTTCAGCAAGCAGCCAATCTTTTCTTCTAGagatttctataaaaatatataaggtgATAAGTTTCTTAAAAGCAACCACAAACCAGAAATGGCATatacctccctccctctctctctatacatacatatatatatatatatatatacacacacacacacacacacacacacacatacaaggaaTAAGCTAGAAACTAAAATGCTATTTTGAAGTAGTATAAGTTTAAATAGTTTAAGTAGTTGGTGCATTTTCCTTTATCATCCTTTGTTCTACAATGGCTTCTGATTTTAACTTCTCCAGCAAATAATAGTTATTATATAAATCTTACTGCGCTGAATAAGTAATAATTTTAGGCAATATTTGGCTAATACTTAAGTGCTATGACAACTGTAGACTTGCTTAcatatgttctttaaaaagtcCCCAGGTTTTTTATTCTCCTAAATTTGAATTACAGATTTCTTAGTAATATATACGTACCATTTCAGCATTTTCtgctaacttttgtttttcttcttgctctCTACAAGTAAAAATATcattagaacatttccattta
Coding sequences within:
- the SSB gene encoding lupus La protein isoform X3, whose translation is MEISEDKTKIRRSPSKPLPEVTDEYKNDVKNRSVYIKGFPIDATLDDIKEWLEDKGQVLNIQMRRTLHKAFKGSIFAVFDTIESAKKFVETTGQKYKDTDLLILFKEDYFAKKNEERKQNKIEAKLRAKQEQEEKQKLAENAEMKSLEEKIGCLLKFSGDLDDQTCREDLHILFSNHGEIKWIDFVRGAKEGIILFKEKAKEALDKAKDANNDNLQLRNKEVTWEVLEGDVEKEALKKIIEDQQESLNKWKSKGRRFKGKGKGNKAAQVGSAKGKVQFQGKKTKFDSDDEHDENGASRPVKRAREETDKEEEPASKQQKTENGAGDQ